A region of Litorilinea aerophila DNA encodes the following proteins:
- the metW gene encoding methionine biosynthesis protein MetW, with amino-acid sequence MSQLTVSEPIEAETRLRPDLEVIASLVPPRSRVLDLGCGDGELLAYLVRQKEVRGRGIELSEEGVLACVRRGLSVRQGNLQEGLADYPDASFDYVILSQTLPFLDNPSMILQEMLRVGSHAIVSFPNWGYWRCRLHLLLTGCMPQAPDLPQKWYEVPRWQAFTITDFARFCRQIGIRITTQAYLARGRRIHVRKYKNLLATTAVFILERTHD; translated from the coding sequence GTGAGCCAGTTGACTGTGTCAGAGCCCATCGAGGCAGAAACCCGGCTGCGGCCGGATCTGGAAGTCATTGCCAGCCTGGTGCCCCCCCGTAGCCGGGTGTTGGACCTGGGCTGTGGCGACGGGGAGCTGCTCGCCTACCTGGTGCGCCAAAAGGAGGTGCGGGGGCGGGGCATCGAGTTGAGCGAAGAGGGGGTACTGGCCTGTGTGCGCCGGGGGCTCAGCGTGCGCCAGGGCAACCTCCAGGAGGGGCTGGCCGACTACCCGGACGCCAGCTTCGACTACGTCATCCTCAGTCAGACGCTGCCCTTCCTGGACAATCCATCCATGATCCTGCAGGAGATGCTGCGGGTGGGCTCCCACGCCATCGTCAGCTTCCCCAACTGGGGCTACTGGCGTTGCCGCCTTCACCTGCTTCTGACCGGCTGCATGCCCCAGGCGCCGGACCTGCCCCAAAAATGGTACGAAGTGCCCCGCTGGCAGGCCTTCACCATCACCGACTTCGCCCGCTTCTGTCGGCAGATCGGCATCCGCATCACCACCCAGGCCTACCTGGCCCGGGGCAGGCGCATCCATGTGCGCAAGTACAAGAACCTGCTGGCCACCACGGCGGTCTTCATCCTGGAGCGAACCCACGATTAG
- a CDS encoding Rieske (2Fe-2S) protein, with protein MAQNEARFVRVATLQELQSRGYMTVQLNGNTVALFYHQDRVYAVDNRCPHMGFPLDRGTVRDGILTCHWHHARFDLASGGTFDQWADDVRKFPVEVRDGAIWVDVAPHMDVVAHQQERLRVGLERNISLVIGKAVLTLLEEGRSPVEPFRTGLEFGARYREMGWGQGLTMLVCFMNLLPVLETEDRPRALFHGLAAVAQDTAGHAPRFTVPPLPDDNADLATLKRWFRQFIEVRDAEGAERCIVSAVRAGADHRQMADMLFAAVTDHRYISTGHPADFTNKALEALDLAGWELAEPVLTSLVRGYADASRMEESNAWRYPIDLVQILEHSFDHLPEALEVGQVRRQNGRMALPTRDELVAVLLDDDPQASADALLDALRRGMAPDALAGVVTYAAALRIARFHTSNEFGDWDTALHTFTFANAIQQGLRRAPSPELARGIFDAAMSVYLDRFLNIPPARIPALNGQRPTQPPALSELTALLDRQQQVNQAAQWVAEYLASGGSLPPLLAQMGRLLLREDRDFHTIQTMEAAFRQVSQTDDPTLQGHFLIAAIRYLAAHSPTVRSQGQTYQIAYRLHKGERIFEEA; from the coding sequence ATGGCACAGAACGAAGCCCGTTTCGTCCGCGTGGCAACGCTGCAGGAGCTGCAGTCCCGGGGCTACATGACCGTGCAGCTCAACGGCAACACCGTGGCCCTCTTCTACCATCAAGATCGGGTGTACGCGGTGGACAACCGTTGTCCCCACATGGGTTTTCCGCTGGATCGGGGCACCGTGCGGGATGGCATCCTGACCTGCCACTGGCACCATGCCCGCTTCGACCTGGCCAGCGGCGGCACCTTCGACCAGTGGGCCGACGATGTGCGTAAGTTCCCGGTGGAAGTGCGGGATGGCGCCATCTGGGTGGACGTGGCCCCCCACATGGACGTGGTGGCCCATCAACAGGAGCGCCTGCGGGTCGGCCTGGAACGCAACATCTCCCTGGTGATCGGCAAGGCGGTCCTGACCCTGCTGGAAGAGGGCCGTTCCCCGGTAGAACCGTTTCGGACCGGGCTGGAATTCGGCGCCCGATACCGGGAGATGGGCTGGGGGCAGGGGTTGACCATGCTCGTCTGTTTCATGAACCTGCTGCCCGTGCTGGAGACCGAAGATCGCCCCCGGGCCCTGTTCCACGGGCTCGCGGCGGTGGCCCAGGACACCGCTGGCCACGCGCCCCGCTTCACCGTCCCCCCCCTGCCCGACGACAACGCCGATCTGGCCACCCTCAAACGCTGGTTCCGCCAGTTCATCGAAGTGCGGGATGCCGAGGGGGCAGAGCGGTGCATCGTCTCGGCCGTGCGCGCCGGCGCCGACCACCGCCAGATGGCGGACATGCTCTTCGCCGCGGTGACGGACCACCGCTACATCAGCACCGGGCACCCGGCCGATTTCACCAACAAGGCGCTGGAAGCCCTGGACCTGGCGGGCTGGGAACTGGCGGAGCCGGTCCTGACCAGCCTGGTACGCGGCTATGCCGACGCCAGCCGCATGGAGGAATCCAACGCCTGGCGCTACCCCATCGACCTGGTGCAGATCCTGGAACACAGCTTCGACCACCTGCCCGAGGCCCTGGAGGTGGGGCAGGTGCGCCGGCAAAATGGGCGCATGGCGCTGCCCACCCGGGACGAGCTGGTGGCCGTGCTCCTGGACGACGATCCCCAGGCCAGTGCCGACGCCCTGCTGGACGCCCTGCGCCGGGGCATGGCGCCCGATGCGCTGGCCGGCGTGGTGACCTATGCCGCCGCCCTGCGCATCGCCCGCTTCCACACCAGCAACGAGTTCGGCGACTGGGACACCGCGCTCCACACCTTCACCTTTGCCAACGCCATCCAACAGGGGTTGCGGCGTGCTCCTTCGCCGGAGCTGGCCCGGGGTATCTTCGACGCGGCCATGAGCGTCTACCTGGACCGCTTCCTGAACATCCCGCCGGCCCGCATCCCCGCCCTCAATGGGCAGAGGCCGACACAGCCACCAGCCCTGTCGGAGCTGACCGCCCTGTTGGATCGACAGCAGCAGGTAAACCAGGCGGCCCAGTGGGTGGCCGAGTATCTTGCCAGCGGTGGGTCGTTGCCCCCCCTGTTGGCCCAGATGGGTCGCCTGCTGCTGCGAGAAGATCGGGACTTCCACACCATCCAGACCATGGAAGCGGCTTTCCGCCAGGTCTCCCAGACGGACGACCCCACCCTCCAGGGCCACTTCCTCATCGCGGCCATTCGCTACCTGGCGGCCCATTCGCCCACGGTCCGTTCCCAGGGCCAGACCTATCAGATTGCCTACCGGCTGCACAAGGGGGAACGCATCTTCGAAGAAGCCTGA
- a CDS encoding O-acetylhomoserine aminocarboxypropyltransferase/cysteine synthase family protein, which produces MTTERKFGFATRQLHAGQQPDPTTGSRAVPIYQTTSYQFKDTEHAANLFALKEFGNIYTRIMNPTTDVLEQRVADLEGGVGALAASSGHAAQAMAIMTLCGAGDHIVSSSRLYGGTFNQFNYTFPRLGIEVTFVDPSDVKNFEAAIRPNTKIIYGETLGNPDISVFPFEEVAELARAHNIPVMIDNTFATPYLCRPFEWGANIVVHSTTKFLGGHGTTIGGIIVDGGNFDWSSGRFDNFTTPDPSYHGLVYADLAQMGLPPFIIKARVQILRDVGACQAPFNSWTTLLGIETLSLRMERHVANAQRVAQFLEAHPSVAWVMYPGLPSHPDHERAKKYLPKGAGAVMGFGIKGGVEAGRKFIDNLKLFSHLANVGDAKSLAIHPASTTHSQLSPDELAAAGVTPDFVRLSIGLEDIEDILWDLDQALAAATK; this is translated from the coding sequence ATGACCACAGAGCGCAAGTTTGGCTTCGCCACCCGCCAGCTCCACGCCGGCCAGCAGCCCGACCCGACCACCGGTAGCCGGGCGGTACCCATCTACCAGACCACCAGCTATCAGTTCAAGGACACCGAGCACGCAGCCAACCTCTTTGCGCTGAAGGAATTCGGCAACATCTACACCCGCATCATGAACCCCACCACGGACGTGCTGGAGCAGCGCGTCGCGGATCTGGAAGGGGGTGTGGGAGCGTTGGCGGCCAGCAGCGGCCACGCAGCCCAGGCCATGGCCATCATGACCCTCTGCGGTGCCGGCGACCACATCGTCAGCAGCAGCCGGCTGTACGGGGGAACCTTCAACCAGTTCAACTACACGTTCCCCCGGCTGGGCATCGAAGTCACCTTCGTCGATCCCAGTGATGTCAAGAACTTCGAGGCGGCCATCCGCCCCAACACCAAGATCATCTACGGCGAAACCCTGGGCAACCCGGACATCAGCGTCTTCCCCTTCGAGGAAGTGGCCGAGCTGGCCCGGGCCCACAACATCCCCGTGATGATCGACAACACCTTCGCCACCCCCTACCTCTGCCGGCCCTTTGAATGGGGCGCCAACATCGTGGTCCACAGCACCACCAAGTTCCTGGGCGGCCACGGCACCACCATCGGCGGCATCATTGTGGACGGCGGCAACTTCGACTGGAGCAGCGGCCGTTTCGACAACTTCACCACCCCTGACCCCAGCTACCACGGCCTGGTCTACGCCGACCTGGCCCAGATGGGCCTGCCCCCCTTCATCATCAAGGCCCGGGTCCAGATCCTGCGGGACGTGGGCGCCTGCCAGGCCCCCTTCAACAGTTGGACCACCCTGCTGGGCATCGAGACCCTGAGCCTGCGCATGGAGCGCCACGTGGCCAACGCCCAACGGGTCGCCCAGTTCCTGGAAGCCCATCCCAGCGTGGCATGGGTCATGTACCCCGGCCTGCCCAGCCACCCCGACCACGAGCGGGCCAAGAAGTACCTGCCCAAGGGCGCGGGCGCCGTCATGGGCTTTGGCATCAAGGGCGGCGTGGAGGCAGGCCGCAAGTTCATCGACAACTTGAAGCTTTTCAGTCACCTGGCCAACGTGGGCGACGCCAAGAGCCTGGCCATCCACCCGGCCAGCACCACCCACAGCCAGCTCTCCCCCGACGAGCTGGCCGCAGCCGGGGTGACGCCCGACTTCGTGCGCCTGAGCATCGGCCTGGAGGACATCGAGGACATCCTTTGGGATCTGGATCAGGCCCTGGCGGCCGCGACGAAGTAA
- a CDS encoding S8 family serine peptidase, with the protein MGTSKRLEAQAEALMTPTLARPGGMIGILLLLAGLLFGTPATTAVAAPATPPPQQEPNRLIVKFRPGADGPTIGQSPGVVERVEPLAGVGAQLVQTAPGRLEEVYASLANDPDVLYVYPDYVIQPASLPNDPDFSQAQWGPQQIQAPAAWDYSTGEGVVIAVVDSGVDPGHPDLRDRLLPGYNIYDDNTDTSDRCGHGTHVAGIAAATANNGIGIAGIAPNAQILPVKVLNDVCMGSYSRLIRGIIYAVDHGARIIVITSGGTGESPPLQDALVYARNQGALVVAAAGNYNTDEPFYPGSYPEALTVAGTAQEDSRYGYSNFGQQIDLSAPAVNIYSTFWRSNSGSTYSYLTGTSMAAPHVAGVAALVWALNPALSAEAVEAILTQNADDLGPTGWDVYYGHGRVNALRAVQATSPRPLHVADLQGTVTAGSDQWSAQVAVTVHDALGYPVRDVAVNAEWSAGTIATSQCRTDGQGQCTVTSGALPGDLYQVTLTVTGLRSPDGFQENNREATLRDNPGEDRLTLASPFPNPATLLHVGGLQIRYQKHYTHWAATARVTVYDGTETPVADVTVEAQWQGDDIQTSSCVTDSQGQCTLQSAAYPWDAAPLELTVTDLRRDGYQFDPGAAHDLTATSGLMPAVTRLQAYDAVPQEDGVIIHWRVVQPADVVDFHAYRSHSAQFDTAQPVPVALLATDAASESLYSMVDQTVEPGNTYYYWLVEIGEQGEGAAIGPVAVNVPGYAIFLPVVRR; encoded by the coding sequence TTGGGGACAAGTAAACGGCTGGAAGCGCAGGCGGAAGCGTTGATGACACCCACCCTGGCCCGGCCAGGCGGGATGATTGGCATCCTCCTGCTCCTGGCGGGGCTTCTGTTTGGGACGCCGGCCACGACGGCCGTGGCTGCCCCAGCCACGCCCCCGCCCCAGCAGGAGCCGAACCGTCTGATCGTGAAATTCCGGCCTGGTGCGGACGGCCCCACCATCGGCCAGTCCCCGGGCGTGGTAGAACGGGTGGAGCCGCTGGCCGGGGTAGGGGCGCAGCTGGTGCAGACGGCGCCCGGCCGCCTGGAGGAAGTCTACGCCAGCCTGGCCAACGACCCGGATGTCCTCTATGTCTATCCCGATTACGTGATCCAGCCCGCCAGCCTGCCCAACGATCCTGACTTCAGCCAGGCCCAGTGGGGCCCCCAACAGATTCAGGCGCCGGCAGCCTGGGATTACAGCACCGGCGAAGGGGTGGTGATCGCGGTGGTGGACTCGGGCGTGGACCCCGGCCACCCGGACCTGCGCGATCGGCTGCTGCCCGGCTACAACATCTACGACGATAATACCGACACATCCGACCGCTGTGGCCATGGCACCCACGTGGCGGGCATTGCCGCGGCCACCGCCAACAACGGCATCGGCATCGCCGGCATCGCCCCCAACGCCCAGATCCTGCCGGTGAAAGTGCTCAACGACGTCTGCATGGGCAGTTACAGCCGCCTGATCCGGGGCATCATCTACGCGGTGGACCACGGCGCCCGGATTATCGTCATCACCTCGGGCGGCACAGGGGAGAGCCCGCCCCTCCAGGACGCGCTGGTCTACGCCCGCAATCAGGGGGCGCTGGTGGTGGCGGCTGCCGGCAACTACAACACCGACGAGCCCTTCTATCCGGGCAGCTACCCAGAGGCCCTCACCGTGGCCGGCACAGCCCAGGAGGACAGCCGATATGGCTATTCCAACTTCGGCCAGCAGATTGACCTCTCCGCGCCGGCTGTGAACATCTACAGCACCTTCTGGCGCAGCAACAGCGGCTCTACCTACAGCTATCTCACCGGGACTTCCATGGCCGCGCCCCACGTGGCCGGCGTGGCTGCGCTGGTGTGGGCCCTCAACCCGGCCTTGAGCGCCGAGGCCGTGGAGGCGATCCTGACCCAAAATGCTGACGACCTGGGGCCGACAGGCTGGGATGTCTACTACGGCCACGGGCGGGTCAACGCCCTGCGCGCCGTCCAGGCGACCAGCCCCCGGCCGCTCCACGTGGCGGACCTCCAGGGCACCGTGACAGCCGGAAGCGATCAATGGTCGGCCCAGGTTGCCGTCACCGTCCACGACGCCCTGGGCTACCCGGTCCGCGACGTGGCCGTCAACGCCGAATGGAGCGCCGGCACCATCGCCACCAGCCAGTGCCGCACCGACGGCCAGGGCCAGTGCACTGTGACCAGCGGCGCCCTCCCCGGCGACCTGTACCAGGTTACCCTCACGGTGACGGGGCTTCGTTCACCCGATGGGTTCCAGGAGAACAACCGGGAGGCCACCCTGAGGGACAATCCCGGGGAGGATCGGCTGACCCTGGCGTCGCCGTTCCCCAACCCGGCAACCCTGCTCCATGTGGGCGGCCTCCAAATTCGCTACCAGAAGCACTACACTCACTGGGCTGCGACCGCACGGGTAACAGTCTACGACGGCACGGAAACCCCCGTGGCCGACGTCACGGTGGAGGCCCAGTGGCAGGGGGATGACATCCAGACGAGCTCCTGCGTAACCGACAGCCAGGGGCAGTGCACCCTCCAGAGCGCGGCGTACCCCTGGGACGCCGCGCCCCTGGAGCTGACCGTGACCGACCTGCGCCGGGATGGCTATCAGTTCGATCCAGGTGCGGCCCACGACCTGACCGCCACCAGTGGGCTGATGCCCGCCGTCACCCGCCTCCAGGCATACGACGCCGTTCCCCAGGAAGACGGGGTGATCATCCACTGGCGGGTGGTCCAGCCGGCGGATGTGGTCGACTTTCACGCCTACCGGTCCCACAGCGCCCAGTTCGACACCGCCCAGCCCGTTCCGGTGGCGCTGTTGGCCACCGACGCCGCGAGTGAGAGCCTCTACAGCATGGTCGACCAGACCGTGGAGCCCGGGAACACATACTATTACTGGCTGGTAGAGATTGGCGAGCAGGGGGAAGGGGCGGCCATTGGGCCGGTGGCGGTGAACGTGCCGGGCTACGCCATCTTCCTGCCCGTTGTCCGCCGCTAG
- a CDS encoding beta propeller repeat protein: MTPNFSLLKEQAWQRQGGWAGGTVTALALSPAFPTDGLALAATPAGLFRTEDGGDSWHRAMDGILDAHMTAVAFAPLGGGRMAFVASEQGRLYRSEDGGATWREVSAWAGLGVVTALACSPHFPEDGTLFAATPAGVFRTLDGGASWESCTFGLLDLDVLCLACAPDFPESQVVWAGTAQGGFYRSRNAGRAWRDAGFGLPDTAIQCLLVTQPAQDAAPVLWVGTEGHGLYVSRDGGAHWEAAGQALAHHSVNCLAAVEGGSEGATLRLVAGTDGGVFFSEGSFSEDGGQHWEPADGGAFIALSLAAAQGEPVLLAGAYQEGIFRSRDGGKRWDAAGTGLEAHAPPLVRLGPGGSLWAHDLDGELAFSVDGGRTWRSLPAGEEGAAVQGMAVAVEGDEAILLVATAEGLYLGQAAGQPGAVPWQRLPVPVDPAQIHLPLIAPNLELLVGDQGGRLHRSTDGGQTWQALAVPWTGQGLLNLVLAPDFGHSRGCLAVTAARNRQGNYDVQIWQGTEGGQAWQELLGLETEVPAVAVAWPQDPAHQSRFFATRHRVIRLYRDAESGEMAVSQAFLQEGLQITRLLPSPAYQAARTVLAATSQGVFISTDDGTTWAPLGQGLPACPVVELLPVDTGLLAVTLGGGLWRLG, from the coding sequence ATGACACCCAATTTCTCCCTGTTGAAGGAACAGGCCTGGCAGCGGCAGGGCGGCTGGGCCGGCGGCACCGTCACCGCCCTGGCCCTCTCCCCTGCCTTTCCCACCGACGGCCTGGCCCTGGCTGCCACGCCGGCCGGCCTCTTCCGCACCGAGGATGGCGGGGACAGCTGGCACCGAGCCATGGATGGCATCCTGGATGCGCATATGACGGCTGTGGCCTTTGCCCCTTTGGGCGGCGGGCGGATGGCCTTCGTCGCCTCGGAGCAGGGACGCCTCTACCGCTCCGAAGATGGCGGCGCTACCTGGCGGGAGGTGTCGGCCTGGGCCGGGCTGGGGGTGGTCACCGCGCTGGCCTGTTCCCCCCACTTCCCAGAGGATGGCACGCTCTTCGCCGCCACGCCGGCCGGTGTCTTCCGCACCCTGGACGGCGGCGCCAGCTGGGAGAGCTGCACCTTTGGCCTGCTGGATCTGGACGTGCTCTGCCTGGCCTGCGCTCCCGACTTCCCGGAGAGCCAGGTGGTGTGGGCCGGTACCGCCCAGGGCGGCTTCTATCGCTCCCGCAACGCCGGTCGCGCCTGGCGGGATGCCGGCTTCGGCCTCCCCGATACCGCCATCCAGTGCCTGCTGGTCACCCAGCCGGCCCAAGACGCTGCGCCGGTGCTCTGGGTGGGCACCGAAGGCCACGGCCTGTACGTCTCCCGGGATGGCGGCGCCCACTGGGAGGCGGCCGGCCAAGCCCTGGCCCATCACAGCGTCAACTGCCTGGCCGCGGTGGAGGGTGGCTCCGAGGGGGCGACGCTCCGCCTGGTGGCCGGCACCGATGGGGGCGTTTTCTTCTCTGAAGGTAGCTTCTCCGAAGATGGCGGCCAGCACTGGGAGCCTGCCGACGGAGGAGCGTTCATCGCCCTCAGCCTGGCCGCGGCCCAAGGGGAGCCGGTCCTGCTGGCCGGCGCCTACCAGGAGGGGATTTTCCGCTCCCGGGATGGGGGCAAACGCTGGGACGCGGCCGGGACCGGCCTGGAGGCCCACGCCCCGCCGTTGGTCCGGCTCGGCCCCGGCGGCAGCCTGTGGGCCCACGATCTGGACGGCGAACTGGCCTTCTCGGTGGACGGCGGCCGCACCTGGCGTTCTCTGCCGGCGGGCGAAGAGGGAGCGGCGGTCCAGGGCATGGCGGTGGCCGTCGAGGGAGATGAGGCCATCCTGCTGGTAGCCACTGCGGAGGGGCTCTACCTGGGCCAGGCGGCGGGTCAGCCCGGCGCCGTCCCATGGCAGCGCCTGCCCGTGCCCGTCGATCCCGCCCAGATTCATCTGCCCCTGATCGCGCCCAACCTGGAGCTGTTGGTGGGGGATCAGGGCGGTAGGCTTCACCGTTCCACCGACGGTGGCCAGACCTGGCAGGCGCTGGCAGTGCCGTGGACGGGCCAGGGTCTCCTCAACCTGGTCCTGGCGCCGGACTTCGGCCATTCCCGCGGCTGCCTGGCCGTCACCGCGGCCCGCAACCGGCAGGGCAACTATGACGTGCAGATCTGGCAGGGAACGGAAGGCGGCCAGGCGTGGCAGGAGCTCCTGGGCCTGGAGACGGAAGTGCCGGCGGTGGCCGTTGCCTGGCCTCAGGATCCGGCGCACCAGAGCCGCTTCTTCGCCACCCGCCACCGGGTCATCCGGCTTTACAGGGATGCCGAAAGCGGAGAGATGGCCGTCTCCCAGGCCTTTCTCCAGGAGGGGTTGCAGATCACCAGGTTGCTTCCGTCGCCAGCGTACCAGGCGGCTCGGACGGTGCTGGCCGCCACCAGCCAGGGCGTGTTCATCTCGACCGACGACGGCACCACCTGGGCACCCCTGGGGCAGGGCCTGCCGGCCTGTCCGGTGGTGGAATTGCTGCCCGTGGACACCGGCCTGCTGGCCGTGACCCTGGGTGGCGGCCTCTGGCGGCTGGGCTGA
- a CDS encoding LysM peptidoglycan-binding domain-containing protein: protein MNSRNRRRRLPRFRPALPTFILLVALAAMLGFVRPVAAEGDALAQLSAPAQEIARAINQARAEAGLTTLTVHPLLNQAAQAHADDILRNRNYSHRGTDGTYAYDRVARTGYSDDPWVSENWVASRSPQAAMSWWMNDYIHRVNILTARWREMGVGVASDGNQMIFVTVFSADGSGGGAPVAVAAPAATLPTAGSASSYRVQAGDTLVGIAARFGLSWQQLAAANGLSEHSLLQIGQVLQLPGQGQAGAPAAAPTPPPAELLAGLDLENARPYTVRAGDTLFSIAARSGLTWQELAAANGLGEESLLQIGQELRIPSRRARLQGDVAAASAPESANATASANATASAKSAPASTAPGQPYLYTIQPGDTIISIALRHGLDWQALLALNGLNESSILQPGQQIRLR from the coding sequence ATGAACAGTCGGAACAGACGCCGCAGATTGCCTCGCTTCCGCCCCGCACTCCCTACCTTCATCCTGCTCGTGGCCCTGGCTGCCATGCTGGGTTTTGTGCGGCCTGTGGCTGCCGAGGGAGATGCCCTGGCCCAGCTTTCGGCGCCGGCCCAGGAGATTGCCCGGGCCATCAACCAGGCGCGAGCCGAGGCCGGCTTGACGACGCTCACCGTTCATCCCCTGCTCAACCAGGCCGCCCAGGCCCACGCGGACGACATCCTGCGCAACCGCAATTACAGCCACCGGGGCACCGACGGCACCTACGCTTACGACCGGGTGGCGCGCACCGGTTACTCGGATGATCCCTGGGTGAGCGAGAACTGGGTGGCCAGCCGTAGTCCCCAGGCCGCCATGTCCTGGTGGATGAACGACTACATCCACCGGGTGAACATCCTGACGGCCCGGTGGCGGGAGATGGGGGTGGGGGTGGCCAGCGACGGCAACCAGATGATCTTCGTGACTGTCTTCTCGGCGGATGGTAGTGGTGGCGGCGCACCTGTGGCTGTGGCGGCCCCGGCCGCGACCCTGCCCACGGCCGGGAGCGCCTCCAGCTATCGGGTTCAGGCGGGGGATACCCTGGTGGGCATTGCAGCCCGCTTTGGCCTGAGCTGGCAACAGCTGGCCGCGGCCAACGGCCTCAGCGAGCACAGCCTGCTGCAGATCGGCCAGGTGCTCCAGCTCCCCGGCCAGGGGCAGGCGGGGGCGCCGGCCGCCGCGCCGACCCCGCCGCCGGCAGAGCTGCTGGCTGGCCTGGACCTGGAGAACGCCCGGCCATACACCGTGCGGGCGGGGGATACCCTCTTTAGCATTGCGGCCCGCTCGGGCCTCACCTGGCAGGAGCTGGCCGCGGCCAACGGCCTGGGCGAAGAAAGCCTCCTCCAGATCGGCCAGGAACTGCGGATCCCGTCCCGGCGGGCCCGGCTCCAGGGAGATGTGGCCGCGGCGTCCGCCCCTGAATCCGCCAATGCAACAGCATCCGCCAATGCAACGGCATCGGCCAAGAGTGCTCCAGCCTCCACCGCTCCGGGGCAGCCGTACCTCTACACCATCCAGCCCGGCGACACCATCATCAGCATCGCCCTGCGCCATGGCCTGGACTGGCAGGCGCTTCTGGCCCTGAACGGCCTGAACGAGTCCAGCATCCTCCAGCCGGGCCAGCAGATCCGCCTGCGCTGA
- the metX gene encoding homoserine O-acetyltransferase MetX — protein sequence MNQIDLANSVGIVTPQSFTFAEDEPFQLESGATLSPVTIAYETYGRLNADRSNAILIVHALSGSAHAAGYHSPDDPKPGWWDDCIGPGKAFDTNRFFVICSNVIGSCYGSTGPASINPATGKPYGLNFPVVTIGDMVRAQVRLIDHLGIDQLLCVAGGSMGGMQVLEWAAHHPTRLKAAIALATTAHHSPMQIAFSEVGRQAIYADPNWNNGNYYESGKKPDAGLAVARMVGHITYLSEESMQKKFGRRLQGLERYGYEFQTEFEVESYLKYNGNNFTRRFDANSYLYITKAMDYFDLSKPTGSLAASFANSAHLKYLVISFTSDWLYPSYHSKQLVSALTAVGADVTYVDLQSSWGHDAFLLEVETMTRLIHSFLDRLVREEQVAPPDEGSAVAAAPAAPSGQPAVGVTR from the coding sequence ATGAATCAGATCGATCTGGCCAACTCCGTGGGCATTGTTACGCCCCAATCCTTTACCTTCGCTGAGGATGAGCCCTTCCAGTTGGAGAGTGGCGCCACCCTCAGCCCGGTGACCATCGCCTATGAGACGTATGGCCGCCTCAACGCCGACCGCTCCAATGCCATCCTCATCGTCCACGCGCTTAGCGGTAGCGCCCACGCGGCCGGCTACCATTCGCCGGATGATCCCAAGCCCGGCTGGTGGGATGACTGCATCGGCCCGGGCAAGGCGTTCGACACCAACCGCTTTTTCGTGATCTGTAGCAACGTCATCGGCAGTTGCTACGGCTCCACCGGTCCGGCCAGCATCAACCCGGCCACGGGCAAGCCCTACGGCCTGAACTTCCCGGTGGTGACCATCGGCGATATGGTGCGGGCCCAGGTCCGGTTGATCGACCACCTGGGCATCGACCAGCTCCTCTGCGTGGCCGGGGGCTCCATGGGCGGCATGCAGGTCCTGGAATGGGCCGCCCACCACCCCACCCGCCTGAAGGCCGCCATCGCCCTGGCCACCACGGCCCACCACAGCCCCATGCAGATCGCCTTCAGCGAGGTGGGGCGCCAGGCCATCTACGCCGACCCCAACTGGAACAACGGCAACTACTATGAGAGCGGCAAGAAGCCGGACGCGGGCCTGGCCGTGGCGCGCATGGTGGGCCACATCACCTACCTGAGCGAAGAGTCCATGCAGAAGAAATTCGGCCGGCGGCTCCAGGGGTTGGAGCGCTACGGCTACGAGTTTCAGACCGAGTTCGAGGTGGAGAGCTATCTCAAGTACAACGGCAACAACTTCACCCGCCGCTTCGACGCCAACAGCTATCTCTACATCACCAAGGCCATGGACTATTTCGACCTGAGCAAGCCCACCGGGTCCCTGGCCGCCAGCTTTGCCAATTCGGCTCACCTCAAGTATCTGGTCATCAGCTTTACCAGCGACTGGCTCTACCCCAGCTATCACAGCAAGCAACTGGTCTCTGCCCTGACCGCGGTGGGCGCCGATGTGACCTACGTGGATCTCCAGAGTTCCTGGGGGCACGACGCCTTCCTGCTGGAAGTGGAGACCATGACCCGCCTGATCCACAGCTTCCTGGATCGGCTGGTGCGGGAGGAGCAGGTTGCACCGCCCGATGAAGGCAGCGCTGTCGCCGCCGCGCCGGCGGCTCCGTCCGGCCAGCCAGCGGTGGGAGTGACCCGGTGA